A part of Chloroflexota bacterium genomic DNA contains:
- a CDS encoding glycosyltransferase family 4 protein produces the protein MRIGFIEDTHLHGGTQIWVTEAIQAFIERGLDVTLIAPENSWMVENNRQTNARIFEYDWHGIVNQGKQFQEVWTEALSDCDVGVCTVHPPRDGFHCSVFAGQCIKEGRLRTHLIPKTGTIVPSYLREFYLPDEGINSSVIAIADFTRQYLISNYKIPEDKVKLLYQGTDLVRYRSSLSAKKEAKKRYLVPEEASPILGIIGSIEPRKGHKVLFEAIKKLVVTRFPNIHLIVVGDGPDESSMKELSKRMEIEDHISFFPFTDEPKYIFERIDLTVLPSLYKEGLPNVLLESMAMNVPVVSSNLGGVPELVINGVTGLLVEPGDQDQLVSAVSEIWSNQELYKKMKVNTRKLIEEKFNKTIQFDKYADHFHELTEPSR, from the coding sequence ATGCGTATTGGATTTATTGAGGATACACATTTACATGGTGGCACTCAGATCTGGGTTACAGAAGCAATTCAGGCGTTTATCGAACGAGGGCTTGATGTAACGCTAATTGCCCCCGAAAATAGTTGGATGGTGGAAAATAACCGTCAAACTAATGCTCGGATCTTCGAGTATGATTGGCATGGCATTGTCAATCAAGGTAAACAGTTCCAAGAGGTTTGGACTGAAGCCCTAAGCGATTGTGATGTTGGAGTTTGTACGGTGCACCCGCCGCGTGATGGTTTTCATTGTTCTGTATTTGCAGGGCAGTGCATAAAAGAAGGGCGTTTAAGAACGCACTTGATTCCCAAGACGGGGACTATTGTACCTTCGTATTTGCGAGAATTTTATCTGCCTGATGAAGGAATCAACTCATCTGTTATTGCGATTGCTGATTTCACCCGCCAGTATCTCATTTCTAATTATAAGATACCTGAAGATAAGGTGAAACTTCTTTATCAGGGCACAGACCTTGTCAGGTACCGATCCAGTTTGAGTGCTAAAAAAGAGGCAAAAAAAAGATATCTAGTACCCGAAGAGGCATCCCCAATTCTAGGGATAATTGGATCAATAGAACCCCGCAAGGGACATAAAGTTTTGTTTGAGGCAATAAAGAAACTTGTGGTTACCCGTTTCCCAAATATCCATCTGATCGTCGTAGGTGATGGCCCGGACGAGTCTTCAATGAAGGAATTATCAAAGAGAATGGAAATAGAAGATCATATTTCCTTCTTCCCTTTCACCGATGAACCAAAATATATCTTTGAACGAATTGATTTGACGGTGTTACCTAGTTTATACAAAGAAGGGCTCCCAAATGTATTATTAGAATCAATGGCAATGAACGTGCCAGTTGTCTCTTCGAACTTGGGAGGTGTGCCTGAATTAGTAATAAATGGCGTGACAGGACTTTTGGTTGAGCCAGGGGATCAGGACCAACTCGTTTCTGCGGTCAGTGAGATTTGGTCAAATCAAGAGCTTTATAAGAAAATGAAAGTAAACACTCGAAAATTAATTGAGGAAAAATTTAATAAAACAATTCAATTTGATAAGTATGCAGATCATTTCCATGAACTGACTGAACCAAGCCGATAA
- the miaB gene encoding tRNA (N6-isopentenyl adenosine(37)-C2)-methylthiotransferase MiaB has translation MKYHIWTEGCQMNVADSRRLASSLEKMGFEPSTKPDDADVIVLNTCVVRQSAEDKAIGRLSSLRPLKDKNPDLVINLMGCLVGVRGNDKIHKKFPWVDVVSPPSDPEPLLQLLSERLGKSTAAARTEKQNALLDGDLILPQHEQGKLISAYIPIVYGCSHACAYCIIPSKRGREHSRPYAEIVEEAHSLVRQGVKEITLLGQIVDRYGLDLPEKPTLAMLLRDLNDIDGLKRVRFLTSHPNWMTDDLLDAVAELPKVCPHIEVPIQAGDDDILKAMRRGYTNQAYRELVGRIRDRISGVSIATDIIVGFPGETDEQFQETYKVLDDLRMDVAHLARYSPREGTTSARRMEDNVTAEEKMRRFRLLEDLQEEISTEINARYLGETVPVLFEEKSRGRWRGRTPTNKLVFVESDQDLLGKEPQVRITWTGPWSMIGELAQGN, from the coding sequence GGACCGAAGGATGCCAGATGAACGTGGCGGATTCACGCCGGCTGGCATCTTCTCTTGAAAAAATGGGCTTTGAGCCCAGCACCAAGCCTGATGACGCCGACGTGATCGTGCTCAATACCTGTGTGGTCCGTCAAAGTGCGGAAGACAAGGCCATTGGGCGCCTCAGTTCGCTGCGTCCTCTCAAGGATAAGAACCCTGACCTGGTGATCAACCTAATGGGCTGCCTGGTTGGCGTCCGAGGGAATGACAAAATTCATAAGAAATTCCCCTGGGTGGATGTTGTTTCCCCACCCTCCGACCCCGAGCCACTGCTCCAACTGCTCTCCGAACGGTTGGGCAAGTCCACCGCTGCGGCACGGACCGAAAAACAAAATGCCCTTCTGGATGGCGACCTGATTCTGCCCCAACACGAACAGGGCAAGCTGATTTCCGCCTATATCCCGATTGTCTACGGCTGTTCACATGCCTGCGCCTACTGCATCATCCCCTCCAAGCGCGGCCGGGAACACTCCCGCCCCTATGCCGAGATCGTTGAAGAGGCGCACAGCCTCGTCCGACAGGGTGTCAAGGAAATCACCCTCCTCGGTCAGATTGTGGACCGCTACGGGCTGGACCTACCCGAAAAGCCCACCCTTGCGATGCTGCTGCGGGACCTAAACGACATTGACGGGCTCAAACGGGTCCGCTTCCTGACCTCCCATCCCAATTGGATGACGGACGACCTATTGGATGCTGTGGCGGAGCTGCCCAAAGTCTGCCCTCATATCGAAGTGCCGATCCAGGCCGGTGATGATGACATCCTGAAGGCCATGCGGCGTGGTTACACCAACCAGGCTTATCGTGAGTTGGTTGGTCGGATCCGCGACAGGATTTCCGGCGTTTCCATTGCCACCGACATCATCGTGGGCTTCCCCGGCGAAACGGACGAACAATTCCAGGAGACCTATAAAGTACTGGATGACCTGCGGATGGACGTGGCCCACCTGGCACGCTATTCCCCTCGGGAAGGCACAACCTCCGCCCGAAGGATGGAAGATAACGTCACGGCTGAGGAAAAGATGCGCCGCTTCCGCCTGCTGGAAGACTTGCAGGAAGAAATCTCCACCGAAATCAACGCCCGTTACCTCGGTGAGACCGTCCCGGTGCTCTTTGAGGAAAAATCAAGGGGACGCTGGCGGGGGCGCACACCGACCAACAAACTGGTTTTTGTGGAAAGCGATCAAGACCTGCTGGGCAAAGAGCCGCAGGTTCGCATCACCTGGACCGGTCCCTGGTCGATGATCGGGGAACTGGCGCAAGGAAATTAA
- a CDS encoding glycosyltransferase family 4 protein translates to MDNPLHRTLNIGFISFRFQGTDGVSLETAKWADVLEDMGHKCFYFSGLSDRPPERSMVVEEAHFLHPEIREYYYKFFNSTTRTKLETQWIHEKREYFKKQLYSFIDEFKIDLIIPQNILSFPQNIALSVALTELIAETGIPTIAHHHDFTWERKPLLVNSIWDYITMALPPNLKAVQHVVINSSAGHQLARRVGVGSTNVPNVMDYENPPIESDEYSADIREALGIENDELFILQPTRVVQRKGIEHAIELVNRLNRKACLVISHASGDDGHDYEDRVADFAKRMGVRTVFSSELFDEHRGLTQDGRKIYSLSDAYPHADLVTYPSLIEGFGNAFLEALYYKKPIIVNNYAIFATDIKPKGFKVIQFDEYITEKTVQDTLRILDDASLRKELSELNYSLALRYFSYKVLRNKLLMLLTNAFGSNGM, encoded by the coding sequence ATGGATAATCCTCTGCATAGAACTCTCAATATCGGCTTTATCTCATTTCGTTTTCAAGGAACTGATGGCGTTTCTTTAGAGACTGCAAAGTGGGCCGATGTCTTGGAAGACATGGGGCATAAATGTTTTTATTTTTCAGGTTTGTCTGATAGACCTCCAGAGCGATCCATGGTTGTCGAAGAAGCCCATTTTCTACATCCCGAAATTCGAGAATATTATTATAAATTCTTTAATTCAACCACAAGAACCAAACTAGAAACTCAATGGATTCATGAAAAGAGGGAATATTTTAAGAAACAACTATATTCATTTATAGACGAATTCAAAATTGATCTTATTATTCCTCAAAATATATTGTCCTTCCCGCAGAATATCGCCTTATCCGTGGCGTTGACGGAATTAATTGCAGAGACGGGCATTCCTACAATAGCGCACCACCATGATTTCACCTGGGAGAGAAAGCCCCTTCTTGTCAATTCAATTTGGGACTACATAACAATGGCCCTTCCACCAAATTTAAAAGCTGTTCAACATGTAGTGATAAATTCCTCAGCCGGTCATCAATTGGCTCGTAGAGTGGGCGTTGGGTCAACTAATGTGCCTAATGTTATGGATTACGAGAATCCACCAATCGAATCCGATGAATATTCGGCAGATATTCGAGAAGCATTGGGTATTGAAAATGATGAACTTTTTATTCTACAACCCACACGAGTTGTTCAACGCAAAGGCATTGAACATGCCATAGAACTTGTTAACCGGTTGAATAGAAAAGCTTGTCTGGTCATTTCCCATGCTTCTGGAGATGATGGGCATGATTATGAAGATAGGGTAGCGGATTTTGCAAAAAGGATGGGCGTACGGACGGTTTTCTCATCAGAACTGTTTGATGAACACCGCGGATTGACACAAGATGGAAGAAAGATTTACAGTCTATCTGATGCTTATCCCCATGCCGATCTGGTAACGTACCCGTCATTGATTGAGGGGTTTGGTAATGCGTTTTTAGAAGCTCTTTATTATAAGAAGCCCATCATTGTAAACAACTATGCAATTTTTGCTACAGATATTAAGCCTAAAGGCTTTAAGGTCATTCAGTTTGATGAGTATATTACTGAAAAGACGGTTCAAGATACTTTGCGAATTCTTGATGATGCTTCGCTTCGCAAAGAACTTAGTGAACTTAATTATTCTCTGGCTTTGCGTTATTTTTCATATAAGGTTTTACGAAATAAATTATTGATGCTTCTTACGAACGCTTTTGGTTCCAATGGGATGTAA